ATCCTCTTTGCTCACGGATTTAACATTCACTTCCATCAAATTATCCCTGAACCGAACACGGATGTGATAATGGTTGCTCCAAAGGGACCTGGTCACCTAGTGCGGAGGACTTATCAGGAAGGCACCGGGGTACCGGCTTTATTAGCCGTTTATCAAGATTATACTGGTAACGCTAGAGAGATAGGGTTAGCTTATGCAAAGGGTTTGGGAGCCACTCGAGCGGGGGTCATTGAAACAACCTTTAAGGAGGAAACCGAGACCGATCTCTTCGGCGAGCAATGTGTCCTTTGTGGAGGAACGGCGGAGCTTATAAAGGCTGGTTTTGACACACTAGTTGAAGCGGGTTATCAGCCGGAGATAGCCTATTTCGAATGTTTGCACGAGCTCAAACTTATAGTAGACTTAATATACGAAAGTGGCATTAGCGGAATGAGATATTCCGTCAGTGACACCGCGGAATACGGTGATCTTACCCGAGGTAAGAGGATCATAAGCGAGCAAACACGGGATGAGATGCGAAGAATCCTTAGGGAGATCCAATCCGGAGAATTCGCCAGGGAATGGATTTTGGAAAATCGGGCGGGACGCCCAGTTTTTAACGCCCTACGAAAGCGAGAGGCTGAGCACCTAATAGAAAGGATAGGAAAAGAGCTCCGGTCCATGATGAGTTGGATCAAAAAATAGTGCCAGATTCTGGACCCAGATCCCAGTCGAATATCTCAAGGATTTTCACCGGCATCTGGTGACTGGAATCTGGGAATTTTGTAAATTGGCTTGTGATTAAAGGCTCAAAATAATAGCATATCAGTGATGGGAGGTAGAGTATGAAAAAGGAATATTTAATGACACCGGGACCCACTCCTGTACCCACCAATGTGCTTCTCGCTCAAGCGAGATGCATGATACATCATCGCACACCTCTTTTTACGGAAACTCTACTTTCTTTGATAGAGGATCTTAAATATATTTTTCAAACGAAAAACGATGTACTCATATTCGCCTCTTCGGGTACGGGAGCTATGGAATCGGCGGTTGTCAATCTTTTTTCTCCGGGCGATAAGGTTATCGCCGCAAGCAACGGCAAGTTTGGGGACAGATTCATAAAACTCGCGGAAGTCTACGGTCTAGATGTTACAAAACTTGAGTACGAATGGAACAAGGTGGTAAATCCAGATGATATCGCACACCTGCTTGAAAAGGACAAGGACGTAAAGGGTGTATTGGTAGTTCAAAGTGAGACCTCCACTGGTATCCTCAATGATGTTAAGATCATAGGAGAGATCGTTGAAGATCATCCGGCCGTTTTGGTGGTGGATTCCATAACCGGAATAGGTGCCGTGGAGTGTAAAACCGATGAGTGGCACCTGGATGTGGTCATGACCGGTTCTCAAAAAGGCTTAATGCTTCCCCCTGGTTTGGCTTGCGTCAGCGTGAGCAATAAAGCGTGGGAGGCGGTGGAGAGATCGACTTTGCCCAAATTTTACTTCGATTATGAGAAATATCGCAATGCTTTGAATAAACCTTCTCCCCAAACTCCCTTCACCCCCCCGATTTCACTAATGGTGGCATTGAGGGAAGCTCTTAGGATGATCAGGGAAGAAGGATTGGAGAATGTCATCAGGCGCCACGCCATTTTGGCTGAGGCTGTCCGCCAGGGAATCCAAGCTTTGGGTTTGGAGCTTTTTGCTCCCCCTGGAG
This sequence is a window from Actinomycetota bacterium. Protein-coding genes within it:
- the ilvC gene encoding ketol-acid reductoisomerase, which translates into the protein MAKIYYDKDANLDVLKGGKIAVIGFGSQGHAHALNLSDSGLDVIVGLRKGGKSWRKAQEAGLNVMTIADAVESADLVAMLTPDQTHRDIYYSQIQPNLKDGNAILFAHGFNIHFHQIIPEPNTDVIMVAPKGPGHLVRRTYQEGTGVPALLAVYQDYTGNAREIGLAYAKGLGATRAGVIETTFKEETETDLFGEQCVLCGGTAELIKAGFDTLVEAGYQPEIAYFECLHELKLIVDLIYESGISGMRYSVSDTAEYGDLTRGKRIISEQTRDEMRRILREIQSGEFAREWILENRAGRPVFNALRKREAEHLIERIGKELRSMMSWIKK
- a CDS encoding alanine--glyoxylate aminotransferase family protein, encoding MKKEYLMTPGPTPVPTNVLLAQARCMIHHRTPLFTETLLSLIEDLKYIFQTKNDVLIFASSGTGAMESAVVNLFSPGDKVIAASNGKFGDRFIKLAEVYGLDVTKLEYEWNKVVNPDDIAHLLEKDKDVKGVLVVQSETSTGILNDVKIIGEIVEDHPAVLVVDSITGIGAVECKTDEWHLDVVMTGSQKGLMLPPGLACVSVSNKAWEAVERSTLPKFYFDYEKYRNALNKPSPQTPFTPPISLMVALREALRMIREEGLENVIRRHAILAEAVRQGIQALGLELFAPPGGRGNAVTPVKVPQGIDGTKIVKIMRDKYGVTVAGGQEHLKGKIFRIGHLGYFDRFDIITTLAGLESTLSELGYPVELGAAVRAAEKVFMENPL